The Seriola aureovittata isolate HTS-2021-v1 ecotype China chromosome 3, ASM2101889v1, whole genome shotgun sequence genome includes a region encoding these proteins:
- the si:ch211-145b13.6 gene encoding erythroblast NAD(P)(+)--arginine ADP-ribosyltransferase, which produces MPFKMWDGRKLLLATVVFTSLFYRLAAQETKLLDMAENAVDALYSNCHKETKEKLINSGILEKELNQSQGFKKAWNSKPQCAQQMPGGIKEERLALLAYVNGDGDFLKTFNNEVETMGVNVSTYENQFHFKSLHFLLMRSMKANKCKTGYFLAEQQYKANVGSKVRLGQFKKVEADFSSFKKFEDLDEKLVFNITSCFFVNMNDNNCTKDIVSALLLSPAEVFTVESVNDKDEKAEGIKYREIVLQHSKVESHHDCYISRSPADVSNQWLVLVLVALSLFFLNC; this is translated from the exons ATGCCCTTTAAAATGTGGGATGGAAGAAAACTGCTTCTTGCTACAGTCGTTTTCACATCTCTCTTCTACAGA CTGGCTGCACAGGAGACAAAACTCCTGGACATGGCCGAAAATGCTGTTGATGCCTTGTACAGTAACTGCCATAAAGAGACCAAGGAGAAGCTTATCAATTCAGGCATTTTAGAAAAAGAGCTAAACCAAAGTCAGGGCTTCAAGAAAGCATGGAATTCAAAACCCCAGTGTGCACAGCAGATGCCAGGAGGAATAAAAGAAGAGCGTCTTGCACTTTTGGCATATGTTAATGGGGATGGAGACTTTCTGAAGACCTTCAACAATGAAGTGGAGACAATGGGCGTAAATGTTAGCACTTATGAAAACCAGTTCCATTTCAAGtctcttcacttcctgctcaTGCGTTCCATGaaggcaaacaaatgcaaaactgGATATTTTTTGGCAGAACAACAATACAAGGCAAACGTAGGCTCAAAAGTGAGACTTGGACAGTTCAAGAAAGTTGAGGCAGACTTTAGTTCGTTTAAGAAATTTGAAGACTTGGATGAGAAATTGGTTTTTAACATCACTTCTTGCTTCTTTGTCAACATGAATGACAACAATTGTACCAAGGACATTGTCAGTGCACTCTTGCTATCTCCAGCTGAAGTGTTCACCGTGGAGAGTGTAAATGACAAAGATGAAAAAGCTGAAGGGATTAAGTACAGGGAGATTGTTTTGCAACATTCCAAAGTGGAGAGCCATCATGACTGCTACATTTCACG gtcTCCAGCGGATGTCTCCAACCAGTGGCTTGTGTTGGTGCTTGTGgctttatctctttttttcttg
- the primpol gene encoding DNA-directed primase/polymerase protein isoform X1: MRMSKWGDRLKKVEQLAQSFQLNPLATRYKPRLLPCQPSSVWKLFPRQSLAIGFAQSCKEAVHVFALEKEKSTLGQRIYLVTSYSELWHYYRTYTQSLMHCYEVIPEGAVCKLYFDLEFHKPSNKGADGKTMVSSLIQYVCDKLMEVYGIECSAKNILSLDSSTEEKFSQHLIFNLQNAVFKDNIHVGRFINAVLKPVLSKTKNGSCLDAGMNSVAENSETRRTPAAPEGKAAATGEVAQTPQTKRRKQEETDLNFLKVKNKDGQDCLFVDLGVYTKNRNFRLYKSSKVGKNAAFTVADDNQFFAKPEKGISAEESVFLASLVCNVSFTGQRILTWDVPETNESKTWSTHCQQGSAPNQSSLFGCLMSPHQEVDNFVLTVVRKDGIQGSIRRWNYFVAEQLLVYDIAKYRWCENVERFHKSNNIMIVVDLKEEVWYQKCHDPDCRNFRSSSCPLPQEICVSYIMTLDEEDQAYLMDNDGNIEPSQAVNQAPQSTVCPEEESADVWGDTQDDQDYLESLDDFEQTSEGISDQVLLSCMSEFDSQ; this comes from the exons ATGAGGATGAGTAAGTGGGGAGACCGACTGAAGAAGGTTGAGCAGCTCGCTCAGTCTTTCCAGCTCAATCCTCTGGCCACACGCTACAAACCACGACTGTTGCCATGCCAGCCTTCCTCCGTCTGGAAGCTCTTCCCTCGTCAGAGCCTGGCTATCGGCTTTGCTCAGAGCTGCAAAGAG GCTGTTCATGTTTTTGcacttgaaaaagaaaagtcaactCTAGGCCAAAGGATCTACCTGGTTACCAGTTACAGTGAGCTGTGGCATTACTACAG gacTTACACTCAGTCCTTGATGCACTGCTATGAGGTGATTCCAGAGGGTGCAGTTTGTAAGCTTTACTTTGACTTGGAGTTCCACAAGCCCTCGAACAAAGGAGCTGATGGGAAAACTATGGTGTCTTCTCTTATACAG TATGTCTGTGACAAGCTAATGGAAGTTTATGGGATTGAATGCTCTGCAAAAAACATCCTCAGTCTTGACTCCAGCACAGAGGAGAAGTTCAGTCAACATCTCATCTTCAATCTccaaaatgcagttttcaaaGACAACATACACGTTG GTAGGTTTATCAATGCAGTTCTTAAACCAGTCCTGAGCAAAACCAAAAATGGAAGTTGCCTTGATGCTGGGATGAATTCAGtggcagaaaacagtgaaacacg CAGAACACCTGCTGCTCCTGAGGGGAAGGCAGCGGCAACAGGCGAGGTGGCTCAAACTCCACAAACCAAGAGGCGTAAGCAGGAAGAGACGGACCTCAACTTCCTCAAGGTGAAAAACAAGGATGGCCAAGACTGTCTCTTTGTTGATCTTG GTGTCTACACCAAGAACAGAAATTTCCGCCTTTACAAGTCATCAAAAGTGGGAAAAAACGCTGCGTTCACTGTGGCAGACGACAACCAGTTCTTTGCTAAACCTGAGAAGGGGATCTCTGCGGAGGAAAGTGTATTCTTGGCATCCTTGGTCTGTAATGTGAG CTTCACAGGTCAGAGAATTCTAACTTGGGATGTCCCAGAAACAAACGAATCAAAGACTTGGAGTACTCATTGTCAGCAGGGATCAGCCCCGAATCAAA GCTCCCTTTTTGGCTGCCTTATGTCTCCTCATCAAGAAGTGGACAACTTTGTACTGACAGTGGTTAGAAAGGATGGAATACAAGGAA GCATCAGGCGGTGGAACTACTTTGTCGCAGAACAACTACTTGTCTACGACATTGCCAAATACCGCTGGTGTGAAAATGTGGAAAGGTTTCATAAAAGTAACAACATAAT GATTGTTGTGGATTTAAAAGAGGAAGTGTGGTACCAGAAATGTCACGATCCTGACTGCAGGAACTTTAGATCTTCAA GTTGCCCACTGCCACAGGAGATCTGTGTCAGCTACATCATGACACtg GATGAGGAGGACCAGGCTTACTTAATGGACAATGATGGCAACATTGAACCCAGCCAGGCAGTGAACCAGGCACCACAGAGCACAGTGTGTCCAGAGGAAGAATCTGCTGACGTCTGGGGAGACACACAGGATGACCAGGACTATTTAGAGAGCCTTGACGACTTTGAACAAACCAGCGAGGGGATCTCTGATCAGGTTCTGCTCAGTTGCATGTCAGAGTTTGATTCCCAGTAG
- the primpol gene encoding DNA-directed primase/polymerase protein isoform X2: protein MRMSKWGDRLKKVEQLAQSFQLNPLATRYKPRLLPCQPSSVWKLFPRQSLAIGFAQSCKEAVHVFALEKEKSTLGQRIYLVTSYSELWHYYRTYTQSLMHCYEVIPEGAVCKLYFDLEFHKPSNKGADGKTMVSSLIQYVCDKLMEVYGIECSAKNILSLDSSTEEKFSQHLIFNLQNAVFKDNIHVGRFINAVLKPVLSKTKNGSCLDAGMNSVAENSETRTPAAPEGKAAATGEVAQTPQTKRRKQEETDLNFLKVKNKDGQDCLFVDLGVYTKNRNFRLYKSSKVGKNAAFTVADDNQFFAKPEKGISAEESVFLASLVCNVSFTGQRILTWDVPETNESKTWSTHCQQGSAPNQSSLFGCLMSPHQEVDNFVLTVVRKDGIQGSIRRWNYFVAEQLLVYDIAKYRWCENVERFHKSNNIMIVVDLKEEVWYQKCHDPDCRNFRSSSCPLPQEICVSYIMTLDEEDQAYLMDNDGNIEPSQAVNQAPQSTVCPEEESADVWGDTQDDQDYLESLDDFEQTSEGISDQVLLSCMSEFDSQ, encoded by the exons ATGAGGATGAGTAAGTGGGGAGACCGACTGAAGAAGGTTGAGCAGCTCGCTCAGTCTTTCCAGCTCAATCCTCTGGCCACACGCTACAAACCACGACTGTTGCCATGCCAGCCTTCCTCCGTCTGGAAGCTCTTCCCTCGTCAGAGCCTGGCTATCGGCTTTGCTCAGAGCTGCAAAGAG GCTGTTCATGTTTTTGcacttgaaaaagaaaagtcaactCTAGGCCAAAGGATCTACCTGGTTACCAGTTACAGTGAGCTGTGGCATTACTACAG gacTTACACTCAGTCCTTGATGCACTGCTATGAGGTGATTCCAGAGGGTGCAGTTTGTAAGCTTTACTTTGACTTGGAGTTCCACAAGCCCTCGAACAAAGGAGCTGATGGGAAAACTATGGTGTCTTCTCTTATACAG TATGTCTGTGACAAGCTAATGGAAGTTTATGGGATTGAATGCTCTGCAAAAAACATCCTCAGTCTTGACTCCAGCACAGAGGAGAAGTTCAGTCAACATCTCATCTTCAATCTccaaaatgcagttttcaaaGACAACATACACGTTG GTAGGTTTATCAATGCAGTTCTTAAACCAGTCCTGAGCAAAACCAAAAATGGAAGTTGCCTTGATGCTGGGATGAATTCAGtggcagaaaacagtgaaacacg AACACCTGCTGCTCCTGAGGGGAAGGCAGCGGCAACAGGCGAGGTGGCTCAAACTCCACAAACCAAGAGGCGTAAGCAGGAAGAGACGGACCTCAACTTCCTCAAGGTGAAAAACAAGGATGGCCAAGACTGTCTCTTTGTTGATCTTG GTGTCTACACCAAGAACAGAAATTTCCGCCTTTACAAGTCATCAAAAGTGGGAAAAAACGCTGCGTTCACTGTGGCAGACGACAACCAGTTCTTTGCTAAACCTGAGAAGGGGATCTCTGCGGAGGAAAGTGTATTCTTGGCATCCTTGGTCTGTAATGTGAG CTTCACAGGTCAGAGAATTCTAACTTGGGATGTCCCAGAAACAAACGAATCAAAGACTTGGAGTACTCATTGTCAGCAGGGATCAGCCCCGAATCAAA GCTCCCTTTTTGGCTGCCTTATGTCTCCTCATCAAGAAGTGGACAACTTTGTACTGACAGTGGTTAGAAAGGATGGAATACAAGGAA GCATCAGGCGGTGGAACTACTTTGTCGCAGAACAACTACTTGTCTACGACATTGCCAAATACCGCTGGTGTGAAAATGTGGAAAGGTTTCATAAAAGTAACAACATAAT GATTGTTGTGGATTTAAAAGAGGAAGTGTGGTACCAGAAATGTCACGATCCTGACTGCAGGAACTTTAGATCTTCAA GTTGCCCACTGCCACAGGAGATCTGTGTCAGCTACATCATGACACtg GATGAGGAGGACCAGGCTTACTTAATGGACAATGATGGCAACATTGAACCCAGCCAGGCAGTGAACCAGGCACCACAGAGCACAGTGTGTCCAGAGGAAGAATCTGCTGACGTCTGGGGAGACACACAGGATGACCAGGACTATTTAGAGAGCCTTGACGACTTTGAACAAACCAGCGAGGGGATCTCTGATCAGGTTCTGCTCAGTTGCATGTCAGAGTTTGATTCCCAGTAG